A window from Engraulis encrasicolus isolate BLACKSEA-1 chromosome 13, IST_EnEncr_1.0, whole genome shotgun sequence encodes these proteins:
- the LOC134461655 gene encoding complement C1q-like protein 2, whose amino-acid sequence MRAAISLLVLLLSMCGVQTESHGTDASSQDVSTELKELRDMVVELKGRHVASEAEYVAMKQRLVASESKVEALEAENKAVKQRLAASETKVETLERTLQDTKAEMKTEVDNLKKENAAIEKKVENLEKEIRAAPKVAFSAALREYGTGSTESGSNDMNVEFKRVFTNVGEAYSSTTGFFTAPVRGVYYFRFTVMDALSSRTMYIRMYKNGEMLMELGEYGTDGQLTYLSSGLTLQLEKGDTVNMVLPAGNRLWDNIRFSYCTFSGFLLFPL is encoded by the coding sequence atgagggctgccatctcactgctggtgctgctgctctccatgtgtggagtccAGACAGAGAGCCACGGCACTGACGCCTCTAGCCAGGACGTCTctactgagctgaaggaactcagagacatggtggtggagctgaaAGGAAGGCATGTGGCAAGTGAGGCAGAATATGTGGCAATGAAACAAAGGCTAGTGGCCAGTGAGAGTAAGGTGGAGGCTCTGGAGGCTGAAAATAAAGCAGTGAAGCAAAGGCTTGCAGCCAGTGAGACTAAGGTGGAGACTCTGGAGAGGACACTTCAGGACACCAAAGCAGAAATGAAGACAGAGGTGGACAATCTGAAGAAGGAAAATGCAGCAATTGAGAAAAAGGTGGAGAATCTGGAGAAAGAGATCAgagcagcacccaaggtggccttctcagcagctCTGAGGGAATATGGTACTGGATCCACAGAGTCTGGGAGTAATGACATGAACGTAGAGTTCAAGAGAGTCTTCACCAATGTAGGAgaggcctacagcagcacaactggcttcttcacagctccagtcaggggggtctactacttcaggttcactgttatggACGCACTATCCTCACGCACCATGTATATCAGGATGTATAAGAATGGAGAGATGCTCATGGAGCTGGGTGAGTATGGCACTGACGGACAGCTCAcctatctgtccagtggcctgactctgcagctggagaagggagacacAGTAAACATGGTGCTACCAGCTGGCAACAGACTCTGGGATAATATTAGATTTAGCTactgcaccttcagtggcttcctgctcttccctctctga
- the LOC134461434 gene encoding mast cell protease 2-like encodes MASGAMQSGIFGGKEAKPHSRPYMASLQTGQEKAHVCGGVLIREDYVLTAAHCLESKPDVVVLGAHNISKAEKSQQRVGVSKSIPHPKYPTKPVPADDPRGHQHDIMLLKLDHPVNLTRFVSVFKLPKKFGYLKPGTQCEVAGWGKRVLGGGAESVLYETTVTLDKGSTCKDSWEKYYNQDQMACSISDGKDGFCQGDSGGPLLCGKGKSRVLYGTTAYTTQPCDSVNYPEVYMRVPFFLPWIRSVIGVN; translated from the exons ATGGCCTCTG gtgCCATGCAGAGTGGCATCTTTGGGGGTAAGGAGGCCAAGCCGCACTCGCGACCCTACATGGCCTCACTACAGACGGGGCAGGAGAAGGCACATGTGTGTGGAGGAGTGCTGATCAGAGAAGACTACGTGCTCACTGCTGCACACTGCCTgga GTCCAAGCCAGATGTCGTAGTCCTTGGTGCCCACAACATCAGCAAGGCTGAGAAGAGCCAGCAGCGTGTTGGTGTATCTAAGTCCATCCCCCACCCTAAGTACCCCACCAAGCCTGTACCTGCTGATGATCCACGGGGCCACCAACACGACATCATGCTGctcaag cTGGACCATCCAGTGAACCTGACCAGATTTGTGTCGGTGTTCAAGCTGCCAAAGAAGTTTGGCTACCTGAAGCCAGGTACACAGTGCGAGGTGGCCGGCTGGGGCAAGAGGGTGCTGGGTGGGGGTGCAGAGTCGGTCCTCTACGAGACTACCGTCACCCTGGACAAAGGCTCAACCTGCAAAGATTCCTGGGAGAAGTACTACAACCAAGACCAGATGGCCTGCAGCATCTCCGATGGCAAAGACGGCTTCTGCCAG GGCGACTCCGGgggtcctctgctgtgtgggaaGGGGAAGAGTAGAGTTCTCTACGGCACTACGGCCTACACAACGCAGCCCTGCGACAGCGTAAACTACCCAGAAGTCTACATGAGGGTGCCTTTCTTCCTGCCTTGGATACGCTCCGTTATTGGAGTCAATTAa